The proteins below come from a single Anaerolineales bacterium genomic window:
- a CDS encoding amino acid ABC transporter permease — translation MTSTPGQSRLLPILNTLRQVPWWVLVAAIFGVLAFWQITTDKTLTQIFNLLMGGLGVTIFVSVLAYTLAMLVGLLVAFARLSKNPFIYHLATFYVEIVRGLPMLVLLLYIAFALIPGIIFGLNTLGRSLIATDLEQLGVITSIANFLTTIRLRDFSNLARVIIALIIGYSAFLSEVFRAGIQSIDRGQVEAARSLGMSSVQAMRHVVLPQALRNVLPALGNDFVAMVKDSSLVSVLGVQDITGRATIYMTGSFRTEETYTVMTFMYLCVTLILSLFVRWVERRSTRDKR, via the coding sequence ATGACTTCCACCCCCGGACAATCTCGGTTACTCCCTATCCTAAATACGCTGCGACAGGTGCCATGGTGGGTTTTGGTGGCGGCGATTTTTGGCGTCCTCGCCTTTTGGCAAATCACCACCGATAAAACGCTTACCCAAATATTCAACCTGCTCATGGGTGGGCTAGGGGTGACTATTTTCGTCAGCGTCCTTGCTTATACCCTCGCCATGCTTGTGGGATTGTTGGTCGCCTTTGCCCGTCTGTCGAAGAATCCTTTCATCTACCATTTGGCGACGTTTTATGTCGAAATTGTACGCGGGCTGCCGATGTTGGTTTTGCTACTTTATATTGCGTTTGCGCTGATCCCGGGGATTATTTTCGGCTTGAACACCCTCGGGCGTTCCCTGATCGCCACTGATCTTGAGCAGCTTGGGGTGATCACCTCCATTGCGAATTTTCTGACGACGATTCGCCTGCGCGATTTCTCAAACCTTGCCCGCGTCATTATTGCTTTGATCATCGGCTATTCGGCGTTCCTTAGTGAGGTATTTCGGGCGGGGATTCAATCCATTGATCGGGGGCAAGTTGAGGCGGCACGGTCACTGGGGATGTCCTCTGTTCAGGCGATGCGTCACGTCGTTTTGCCGCAGGCGCTGAGGAATGTCTTACCCGCTTTGGGAAATGATTTTGTGGCGATGGTGAAAGATTCCTCCCTCGTCAGCGTCCTCGGTGTGCAGGACATTACAGGGCGGGCAACGATCTACATGACGGGCAGCTTTCGTACCGAGGAAACGTATACGGTGATGACCTTCATGTATCTGTGTGTGACGCTCATTTTATCCCTGTTTGTGCGCTGGGTTGAGCGACGCAGCACGCGAGATAAACGCTGA
- a CDS encoding L,D-transpeptidase family protein has protein sequence MPFRSARFWLVLAVLLTASGVLPIPARAEDSPCFTPGTPGCAYGLPAFQYELLLGEMVAHPTPNVRPLDVSIRDVQRYTYLQVAREGVTLYNAPGGSPMGAIDPGFNFVEVINSSGDWVEVERGKWTPRSNLKAVGASTFAGVLIDSELAYPMAWLLQPTAPSEIPGQKPTAGTAILPRYTRVNLFTHVTVGRWRWYLIAPGQWVEQRQIGKIVPRRKPEGLKGRWISVDLYEQVLVAYEDQRPVFATLIASGLPQWPTREGLFRIWARFVQDGMTGAMGQPDFYSLPAVPYVMYFDEAISLHGTYWHDGFGYRHSHGCVNMSVTDSRWLFNWTDNFYRDTYVYVWASGTY, from the coding sequence ATGCCTTTTCGATCTGCCCGATTCTGGTTGGTTCTGGCGGTGCTTCTAACGGCAAGTGGGGTGCTGCCCATCCCCGCCCGTGCCGAAGATTCGCCCTGTTTTACGCCGGGTACGCCGGGGTGTGCTTATGGCTTGCCTGCCTTCCAATATGAGCTTCTCTTAGGGGAGATGGTGGCGCACCCAACGCCCAATGTGCGTCCTTTGGATGTCAGTATCCGCGATGTGCAGCGTTATACGTACCTTCAGGTGGCACGCGAAGGGGTGACGCTCTATAACGCGCCGGGAGGCTCCCCTATGGGGGCAATTGACCCGGGCTTCAACTTTGTAGAGGTGATCAACAGTTCGGGGGATTGGGTTGAAGTGGAGCGTGGAAAATGGACGCCGCGCAGCAATCTAAAAGCGGTAGGGGCATCTACCTTTGCAGGTGTACTCATTGATAGCGAACTTGCTTACCCCATGGCGTGGCTGTTGCAACCCACTGCCCCCAGTGAAATTCCGGGGCAAAAACCTACGGCAGGGACGGCAATTCTCCCGCGCTATACCCGTGTCAACCTGTTTACGCATGTCACCGTAGGGCGCTGGCGCTGGTACTTGATCGCGCCCGGGCAGTGGGTTGAGCAGCGCCAGATTGGGAAGATCGTCCCTCGCCGCAAACCAGAAGGCTTGAAAGGGCGCTGGATTTCCGTTGACCTCTATGAGCAGGTGTTGGTTGCCTATGAGGATCAACGCCCCGTCTTTGCCACGCTGATCGCTTCGGGCTTACCGCAGTGGCCCACGCGGGAGGGGTTGTTCCGTATTTGGGCGCGGTTCGTTCAGGACGGCATGACCGGCGCCATGGGGCAGCCAGACTTTTACAGTTTGCCGGCTGTGCCGTATGTCATGTACTTTGACGAGGCGATCAGCTTGCATGGTACGTATTGGCATGATGGCTTTGGCTACCGCCATAGTCATGGCTGCGTCAATATGAGCGTCACCGATTCGCGCTGGCTGTTCAACTGGACGGATAACTTCTACCGCGATACCTATGTGTATGTATGGGCAAGCGGGACGTATTAA
- a CDS encoding L,D-transpeptidase, which yields MSPLFSPPLRWGLAVLIALSSLVVVSPSRADGCLGVVDGGGCRHGLPADQYNGLLAQMQANPEPSVSQIGVSGGELQRWSFWRLASTDVTIYNAPNGKAIGKTNPGFAFVLAYRKTDDWMEIEPDKWIKRTDLTATYASGHTGVLLSGGMPFQMAWILRPTRASAIPGAKADPANPVLKQYQRVYIYHAVTVGTYEWFLVGPGQWVMQLNLGRVTFIAPPGGANGRWVSIDLYEQILVAYEGGTPIFATPISSGLRSFPTREGLFSVWAKMATDDMSGSMGLPDQYSIPRVPYVLYFDGDRALHGAFWHNSFGYQKSHGCVNMSVGDAKWVYDFLGEGSSVYVFRSR from the coding sequence ATGAGTCCTTTATTTTCACCCCCGCTGCGTTGGGGGCTTGCCGTCCTGATCGCCCTTTCCTCACTGGTGGTCGTCAGCCCCAGCCGCGCTGATGGGTGTTTAGGGGTTGTTGATGGCGGCGGCTGCCGTCACGGGCTGCCCGCCGATCAATACAACGGACTCCTCGCCCAAATGCAGGCGAACCCCGAACCCTCTGTCAGCCAAATTGGGGTGAGCGGTGGGGAACTGCAACGCTGGAGTTTTTGGCGGCTTGCCAGTACCGATGTGACGATCTACAATGCCCCCAATGGGAAAGCCATTGGTAAGACAAACCCAGGGTTTGCTTTCGTCCTCGCCTATCGCAAAACGGATGACTGGATGGAGATCGAACCCGATAAATGGATCAAACGTACTGATCTCACCGCAACCTATGCGTCGGGACATACGGGCGTCCTCTTAAGCGGCGGGATGCCCTTTCAGATGGCATGGATTTTGCGTCCGACCCGCGCCTCCGCCATTCCGGGCGCCAAAGCCGACCCCGCCAACCCCGTTTTAAAGCAGTACCAGCGCGTCTACATTTATCATGCCGTCACCGTTGGGACGTATGAGTGGTTTCTTGTTGGTCCGGGGCAGTGGGTGATGCAGTTAAACCTCGGACGGGTGACGTTTATTGCCCCGCCGGGTGGTGCAAACGGACGTTGGGTATCCATTGACCTCTATGAACAAATTCTTGTTGCCTATGAGGGCGGCACGCCGATTTTTGCCACGCCAATCTCATCGGGGCTACGCAGCTTTCCCACCCGTGAAGGGCTGTTTAGCGTTTGGGCAAAAATGGCGACAGACGACATGAGCGGTTCGATGGGCTTGCCCGATCAATACAGCATTCCGCGTGTCCCTTATGTTTTGTATTTTGATGGGGATCGCGCCTTGCACGGGGCGTTTTGGCACAACAGTTTTGGCTACCAAAAATCGCACGGCTGTGTGAATATGTCCGTTGGGGATGCCAAATGGGTGTATGATTTCCTCGGTGAAGGGTCGTCCGTCTACGTGTTTCGGAGTCGCTAG
- a CDS encoding cytochrome P450 codes for MSDTHITKHNLPPLAFRVRNIWEMFKLGRRYTAEPLALIGEGFATFGDIHYYDFRGQNQMMIADPEAIQQITVSQAQKFVKNADYTDTKRGLARFLGNGLLTNEGDAWKRQRKLMQPAFHHKRIEGYAEHIVGSTTAMVDGWQGQTTIPIAEALMALTLRIVVKSLFAAEADADTEQIGEAMDIIQDFTNDMHLLPTWLPTPLELRARRAVKLLDEVIYRLIKRRREEGEDRGDLLSMLLQTTDEEGIPMSDKQIRDELVTLYLAGHETTANVLNWTFYLLAQNSTQRKALQTEIDGVLGGRLPTLSDLKRLPYTEQVVKEAMRLYPPAWVFSRMAIEDTVLGGYLIPQGSTIVVSLYHTHRHTALWGADADQFIPERFAPEREKLIPRYAYLPFGAGARICIGNMFAMMEAQLILATIVQRVDLALHPGQEVKVDAKLTMRPQGRLPMLIQRREMQAEHPQEFAAVYA; via the coding sequence ACCGCCCCTTGCCTTTAGGGTGCGCAACATCTGGGAAATGTTCAAACTTGGACGCCGCTACACCGCTGAGCCATTAGCGTTAATTGGGGAAGGCTTTGCTACGTTTGGCGACATTCACTATTACGACTTTCGCGGGCAGAATCAAATGATGATCGCTGATCCTGAAGCAATCCAGCAGATCACCGTAAGCCAAGCGCAAAAGTTCGTTAAGAATGCCGATTACACAGATACAAAGCGCGGTTTGGCGCGGTTTTTGGGAAACGGCTTGCTGACGAACGAAGGCGATGCGTGGAAGCGGCAGCGGAAGCTCATGCAGCCGGCGTTTCACCACAAGCGGATTGAGGGCTATGCTGAGCATATAGTGGGCAGCACCACCGCTATGGTGGATGGCTGGCAAGGGCAAACAACGATCCCCATTGCCGAAGCTCTGATGGCACTCACCCTGCGAATCGTCGTGAAATCGCTGTTTGCCGCCGAAGCTGACGCCGATACCGAACAGATCGGGGAGGCGATGGATATTATTCAGGATTTCACAAACGATATGCATTTGCTCCCCACATGGCTGCCAACCCCGCTTGAACTGCGGGCGCGGCGGGCAGTGAAACTCCTTGACGAAGTGATCTATCGGCTTATTAAACGGCGGCGTGAGGAGGGCGAAGATCGCGGCGATTTGCTCTCCATGCTCCTTCAAACAACGGATGAGGAAGGCATCCCCATGAGCGATAAACAAATCCGCGATGAGTTGGTCACACTTTACCTAGCCGGACATGAGACAACCGCGAACGTTCTGAATTGGACGTTTTATCTCCTTGCCCAAAACTCAACACAGCGAAAGGCACTCCAAACGGAAATTGATGGTGTTCTCGGCGGGCGGCTGCCGACGCTGAGCGATTTGAAACGCCTTCCCTATACCGAACAAGTCGTTAAAGAGGCAATGCGCTTGTACCCGCCGGCATGGGTATTTAGCCGCATGGCGATTGAAGATACCGTGCTTGGGGGGTATCTGATCCCACAAGGGAGTACCATCGTCGTTTCCCTCTATCACACCCATCGCCATACCGCCTTATGGGGGGCGGATGCCGATCAGTTCATCCCCGAACGGTTTGCCCCAGAGCGCGAAAAATTGATTCCGCGCTACGCTTATCTTCCGTTTGGGGCGGGGGCGCGGATTTGCATTGGGAACATGTTTGCCATGATGGAGGCACAGCTTATCTTGGCGACAATTGTCCAACGGGTTGATCTCGCCTTGCATCCGGGGCAAGAGGTGAAGGTTGATGCCAAACTGACAATGCGCCCTCAAGGTCGGCTGCCGATGCTCATTCAGCGGCGCGAGATGCAGGCAGAACACCCTCAAGAATTCGCAGCGGTATACGCCTAA